The stretch of DNA TGAGGAAACTGCGGCTGCCGCAGGGACCTCCATCGCCAAGCTCGCCCAGGAGATCCGCGCCTACGCCCAGTCCCTGGTGACGGGCGCCGAGAGCTACGCCGCTGTGGCAGTGGCTCCCGCCGGCACGCCCGGCTCAGCGCTCGACGTCGTCCGGTCCACCTTCGGGGACCCCACCGTCAACACCCGGCAGCGCACTGAGACCCCCCGGCCGCAGCAGCCGCAGGAACCGCGCCCCTCCGGCGTCCTGATCGACCTTGCACGCCGCGAAGTGCACCTCGACGGCGAATCCCTGAACCTGACCTTCAAAGAGTTCGAACTGCTGAACTACCTCGTGGAAAACGGCACCCGCACTGTGGGCCGCGACGAACTGCTCGAAGGCCTGTGGCGCAACGCCGAAGAAGTGCCCAACGAGCGCACCATCGACGTCCACATCCGCCGCCTCCGCTCCAAGCTTGGCCGCCTCGCCAACACCGTGCGCACCGTCCGCGGCCAGGGCTACCGCTTCTACGAGCACCCCGAAGTCGTTGTCTGGGCCGCTCCGGAATACTCGATCTAGCACTTAGCGAAGGCGCCTATCCCATTCGGGGCGGGCGCTTTCGCTTTCGCGGGCCATCCTTCGGCGCCTGCGCTCGTACCTCCCCACCGCCGCCCTCGCCTCGCAAGCTCGGCCAGGGAACCCTGGCGGCGTGGGCCCAGCGACAACGGCGCTTTCGGGATGTGCCGCCTTTGGCGTTTACCCAGCCTCTCCGAGCATTTGCCTCCGCGGCTGGTTGAAGGCCGGGGCTGCGTCACTCGGAGCTTGCTTTTGGAGTCTTGGACTTGGCAGAGGCCTGATACGCCCGGTTCTTGCTCTCCTTCGCTCGCGAATGCATGCTGGGCGTGACGCTCTTGGCCGCGCCTGCGTTCCTTTCGCGGGTTATAGGCTTGGGCCATGAGTGAGCACCATCTTCGACGCCTTGTGATCATGCGCCATTCAAAGGCGGATTGGCCGGGTGGGGTGGCTGACCATGATCGTCCGCTGGAAGAACGCGGCCACCGTGAGGCACCGTTGGCCGGGCGGTGGCTCCTCAAACACAAGATCGTGCCCGACTTCATCCTGTGCTCCAGCGCCCTTCGCACCCGGCAGACCTGCACCTGGGTGTGCTCGGAACTGGGGGATAAAGCGCCCACGCCCAAGCTGGAAGACGGCCTTTACGCAGCCTCCGCGCTCCGCATGCTCGCCGTGGTCAACCACGTCCCGGACACGGTCACAACACTCATGCTGATTGCGCACCTGCCCGGCGTGCAGGATCTTGCCATGCACCTGGCCTCACGCGACTCCGACCACGACGCCTACATGGACGCCGCCACGAGATACCCCACCAGCGCCCTCACCGTCCTCGAAACCGAGAAATCGTGGGCGGAACTGGACGGACAGGACGCTCGGATCACCAAATTCAAGGTCCCGCGGGCGCACTAAGGCCGGTTACTTCTTCGGCGCCGGACCCTACTTCTTCGGGGCCGGACCCTACTTCTTCGGGGCCGGACGCCGCGGAGGCTGCTG from Pseudarthrobacter siccitolerans encodes:
- a CDS encoding SixA phosphatase family protein; the encoded protein is MSEHHLRRLVIMRHSKADWPGGVADHDRPLEERGHREAPLAGRWLLKHKIVPDFILCSSALRTRQTCTWVCSELGDKAPTPKLEDGLYAASALRMLAVVNHVPDTVTTLMLIAHLPGVQDLAMHLASRDSDHDAYMDAATRYPTSALTVLETEKSWAELDGQDARITKFKVPRAH
- a CDS encoding winged helix-turn-helix domain-containing protein, with the protein product MTVASGYVHISVRNAAKAGQPSGLRPGFAPRPSLAPSAPGSSFPASGYAPQGYNPNSYGQLRAVTPAESAPVTAPTPVVAGPSTVRPVANDNVARGFVLYMGIDEETAAAAGTSIAKLAQEIRAYAQSLVTGAESYAAVAVAPAGTPGSALDVVRSTFGDPTVNTRQRTETPRPQQPQEPRPSGVLIDLARREVHLDGESLNLTFKEFELLNYLVENGTRTVGRDELLEGLWRNAEEVPNERTIDVHIRRLRSKLGRLANTVRTVRGQGYRFYEHPEVVVWAAPEYSI